Proteins from a genomic interval of Rhodococcoides fascians A25f:
- a CDS encoding MFS transporter — protein MVALCLAALTLEGYDLLMYGTVVPSLLAYEPWDLDPATVGVLGSVVGVGMLVGALAAGSIADRWGRRRALIAAVALFSAAMGCCALAPSPEMFGAARFVVGVGAGVLMPTAASMLIEFSRLDTRARTVALGFVGTSVGGIAAGILSLWLVPAFGFRAMFAAGMIPALLILPMMLRYLPESPAFLNSQGRSAAAQTISTRYGLEEAVKNFGGDPKSTDRGIGALFTANRARVTLSFWVMTLLCLLVLFGVATWLPAVMRSAGYPLGAALSFLLVLNVGGAVGALGGAYLADWFGIKPVTTLGFLCAAVSLALIATTPPIGIVYVLVLIAGMGTTGTQILLNTFIGGYYPVSCRTTGLGVALAVGRLGAIVGPTYGGLFVAAGAGTSTQLLAFALPAVIGAGVTILIPAGRRSSAAAETVPTPSDRSTGRR, from the coding sequence GTGGTCGCACTCTGCCTGGCGGCGTTGACGCTGGAGGGGTACGACCTTCTCATGTACGGAACGGTGGTGCCGTCGCTCCTGGCGTACGAGCCGTGGGATCTGGATCCGGCGACCGTCGGTGTACTCGGATCGGTGGTGGGAGTCGGCATGTTGGTCGGGGCGCTGGCCGCGGGCAGCATCGCAGATCGCTGGGGTAGGCGACGCGCCTTGATCGCCGCGGTCGCTTTGTTCTCGGCCGCAATGGGATGCTGTGCACTTGCACCCTCGCCCGAGATGTTCGGAGCAGCGCGATTTGTCGTCGGCGTCGGGGCAGGAGTTCTGATGCCGACCGCGGCGTCGATGCTGATCGAATTTTCCCGCCTCGACACCAGAGCGAGAACGGTCGCACTGGGATTCGTGGGGACCAGCGTCGGCGGTATCGCGGCGGGGATCCTGTCCCTCTGGCTCGTCCCGGCATTCGGCTTCCGAGCGATGTTCGCAGCTGGGATGATCCCGGCGTTGTTGATCCTGCCGATGATGCTCCGCTATCTCCCTGAATCCCCCGCTTTCCTGAACTCGCAGGGCAGGAGCGCTGCGGCACAGACGATCTCGACTCGTTACGGCCTCGAAGAAGCTGTGAAGAATTTCGGTGGTGACCCGAAGTCGACAGATCGCGGAATCGGTGCGCTGTTCACTGCGAACCGTGCGCGAGTGACACTGTCCTTTTGGGTGATGACCCTGTTGTGCCTCCTGGTGTTGTTCGGCGTCGCCACCTGGTTGCCCGCGGTGATGCGATCGGCCGGATACCCGCTCGGTGCAGCGCTGTCCTTCTTGCTGGTGCTCAACGTGGGCGGTGCAGTAGGTGCACTCGGCGGCGCTTACCTGGCCGATTGGTTCGGCATCAAGCCGGTGACGACTCTCGGATTCCTCTGTGCAGCAGTGTCGTTGGCGTTGATCGCGACCACTCCCCCGATCGGGATCGTCTACGTTCTCGTGCTGATCGCAGGAATGGGAACAACCGGGACGCAGATCCTGCTCAACACTTTCATCGGTGGCTACTACCCCGTGTCGTGCCGAACCACAGGACTGGGCGTCGCACTCGCGGTGGGGCGTCTCGGCGCGATCGTCGGTCCGACATACGGCGGACTGTTCGTCGCCGCCGGTGCGGGAACCAGCACTCAGCTGTTGGCCTTCGCCTTGCCGGCAGTCATCGGTGCCGGTGTGACGATTCTGATTCCAGCCGGACGGCGTTCGTCGGCCGCCGCGGAGACTGTCCCCACCCCCAGTGATCGGTCAACCGGCAGACGATAA
- a CDS encoding epoxide hydrolase family protein: MTITEPPTPFVVDVPQSELDDLARRVRDARLPEPLGADDWTTGVPVSVLRSMATTWVDDFSWREVEKQLASFPQYMVEIDGQRIHYFHVRSSRADSTPVLLCHGWPGSYLEFLDLVPLLTEPDDADLRAFDVIVPSVPGFAFSTPLSDGGWSTDRVAQAFVELMSFLGYGSYVVQGGDYGAGVAPAMGRLDPDHCAAIHVNGSIGAPFQEPDEAEQKRCTETELDRYRRVGEFMESEFGYISIQSTRPQLLGAALTDSPIGQLSWMLDKFRAWTYPFDAEPDGALGRNRILAHVTLYWLTRSAGSAAYTVYAAEGGAWDGPKAKPSQPVGAIMFAHDIGIRHLAEHEFDIAHWTEVPDHGGHFAAMEEPVRLAADLRSFLSALSSAG, from the coding sequence ATGACAATCACTGAGCCTCCCACCCCGTTCGTTGTCGACGTTCCGCAATCCGAGCTCGACGACCTGGCCCGTCGTGTTCGGGACGCACGTCTGCCCGAACCCCTCGGTGCCGACGACTGGACTACTGGAGTGCCTGTGTCCGTGCTCCGTTCGATGGCGACCACCTGGGTCGATGACTTCAGCTGGCGAGAGGTGGAGAAGCAGCTCGCGTCGTTCCCTCAGTACATGGTGGAGATCGACGGGCAGCGCATCCACTACTTTCACGTGCGGTCGTCGCGAGCCGACTCCACTCCCGTGCTGCTGTGCCACGGATGGCCGGGGTCGTACCTCGAATTCCTCGACCTCGTCCCACTGCTGACCGAGCCGGACGACGCCGACCTTCGAGCCTTCGACGTGATCGTGCCATCCGTCCCCGGATTCGCATTCTCGACGCCGCTGTCCGACGGCGGGTGGAGTACCGATCGCGTGGCCCAAGCGTTCGTGGAGTTGATGAGTTTCCTCGGATACGGGTCCTATGTAGTGCAGGGCGGTGATTACGGTGCCGGAGTCGCACCGGCGATGGGTCGTCTCGATCCGGACCACTGCGCCGCCATTCATGTCAACGGGTCCATCGGCGCACCCTTCCAGGAACCCGACGAGGCAGAGCAGAAACGTTGCACCGAAACCGAATTGGACCGCTATCGACGTGTGGGCGAGTTCATGGAGTCGGAGTTCGGGTACATCTCCATCCAGTCGACGCGTCCGCAACTTCTCGGTGCTGCTCTGACCGACAGTCCCATCGGTCAGTTGTCATGGATGCTGGACAAATTCCGCGCGTGGACTTATCCGTTCGACGCGGAACCGGATGGTGCCCTCGGCCGCAATCGGATACTCGCCCACGTCACCCTGTACTGGTTGACTCGGAGCGCCGGTAGCGCCGCCTACACGGTCTACGCGGCCGAGGGTGGAGCCTGGGATGGTCCGAAGGCAAAACCGTCGCAACCGGTGGGTGCCATCATGTTCGCCCACGACATCGGCATCAGGCACCTTGCGGAACACGAGTTCGACATCGCGCACTGGACCGAGGTTCCGGATCATGGTGGTCACTTCGCGGCGATGGAGGAGCCGGTGCGTCTTGCCGCGGATCTGCGCTCGTTCTTGTCTGCGTTATCGTCTGCCGGTTGA
- a CDS encoding excinuclease ABC subunit UvrA, which translates to MTDSTWDGYVRVRGATEHNLAAVDVDIPRNAFVAFTGVSGSGKSSLAFSTLYAEAQRRYFESVAPYARRLLQQVGAPHVASITGLPPAVALQQRRGSPSSRSSVGTITTMSNLLRMLYSRAGSYPDGAPLLAAEAFSPNTVAGACPRCGGLGDFHDVTTELLVPDPSLSIREGAIAAWPGAWQGANLRSIVAGLGIDIDVPWRTLKKKDREWLLFTDEHPKVWIEPEEGRVDHSYEGKFWSARSHVMHVLADSNSERMRDRALQFTETVRCPMCSGSGLRADALAVTIAGRSIAEINALSLTELAQVLRPIGEQEGEGTEVAVRITADLLVRIDVLLDLGLGYLALGRSSTTLSPGETQRLRIATQLRSGLFGVVYVLDEPSAGLHPADAEPLLDVLDQLKASGNSLFVVEHDMDVVRRADWVVDIGPAAGEGGGRVLYSGPVPGLEEIEESVTGRHLFGRAESEQRESRPTQDWLTLTGVTRHNLQELTAKFPHAVLTAVTGVSGSGKSTLVSQVLFEVARHRLETAADEDDDAQIEVDVAEVSGIEMFTRLVRVDQRPIGRTPRSTLATYVGMFDIVRKLFAATDEAKARGWSPGRFSFNVADGRCPTCQGDGFVEVELLFLPGTYGPCPTCHGDRYTPETLEITWRDKTIAQVLHMSVDEAAMFFADIAGASRSLETLRDIGLGYLRLGQPATELSGGEAQRIKIATELQRTRRGTALYLLDEPTAGLHPSDVALLMRQLHLLVDAGNTVVMVEHDLDAIASADWVIDLGPGGGDNGGTVVATGTPAELAASPDSITGPYLARRLQSSTAASSH; encoded by the coding sequence GTGACGGACTCAACGTGGGACGGGTATGTCCGTGTGCGCGGCGCCACCGAGCACAATCTGGCCGCTGTCGATGTCGACATACCTCGCAATGCCTTCGTCGCGTTCACAGGGGTGTCGGGGTCCGGAAAGTCGTCACTGGCTTTCAGCACCTTGTATGCCGAAGCGCAGCGACGCTACTTCGAGTCGGTTGCGCCCTACGCGCGTCGGCTGCTTCAGCAAGTGGGCGCACCCCACGTCGCCTCCATCACCGGCCTTCCACCGGCCGTCGCGCTGCAGCAGCGCCGGGGTTCGCCCAGCTCACGCTCCAGCGTCGGCACCATCACCACCATGTCCAACTTGCTCCGCATGCTGTACTCGCGGGCCGGTAGCTATCCCGATGGTGCGCCGCTGCTCGCGGCGGAGGCGTTTTCACCCAACACGGTCGCCGGCGCGTGCCCGCGATGCGGCGGATTGGGCGACTTCCACGATGTGACAACGGAATTGCTCGTTCCCGACCCCTCGCTCAGTATTCGCGAGGGGGCGATCGCGGCGTGGCCGGGTGCGTGGCAGGGTGCCAACCTGCGCAGCATCGTTGCCGGACTGGGTATCGACATCGATGTGCCGTGGCGCACGCTGAAGAAGAAGGACCGGGAGTGGCTTCTCTTCACCGACGAGCACCCCAAGGTGTGGATCGAACCCGAAGAGGGCCGCGTCGACCACAGCTACGAAGGCAAATTCTGGAGCGCTCGGAGTCACGTCATGCATGTTCTGGCGGACTCGAACAGCGAGCGGATGCGGGACCGCGCGCTGCAGTTCACCGAGACCGTTCGCTGCCCGATGTGCTCCGGCAGTGGACTGCGCGCCGACGCGCTGGCCGTCACCATCGCGGGCCGCTCGATCGCCGAGATCAATGCACTTTCCTTGACCGAACTTGCGCAGGTGTTGCGCCCGATCGGCGAACAGGAAGGAGAGGGAACCGAGGTGGCGGTACGCATCACCGCCGACCTGCTGGTCAGAATCGATGTGTTGCTCGACTTGGGCTTGGGATATTTGGCGCTGGGGCGTAGCTCGACGACGCTGTCGCCTGGCGAGACGCAGCGGTTGCGGATCGCCACGCAACTCCGTTCCGGTCTCTTCGGGGTGGTCTACGTGCTGGACGAACCTTCCGCAGGACTGCATCCCGCGGATGCCGAGCCACTGCTCGACGTCCTGGACCAACTGAAGGCGTCGGGCAACTCCCTTTTCGTCGTCGAACACGACATGGACGTGGTTCGCCGCGCCGACTGGGTGGTCGATATCGGTCCCGCGGCCGGCGAGGGCGGTGGACGGGTTCTGTACAGCGGCCCCGTCCCTGGGTTGGAGGAGATCGAGGAATCGGTCACCGGCAGGCACCTCTTCGGTCGGGCGGAATCCGAGCAGCGCGAGTCGCGCCCCACCCAGGACTGGCTGACTCTGACCGGAGTCACCCGGCACAATCTGCAGGAGTTGACGGCGAAGTTCCCACACGCGGTGTTGACGGCAGTGACGGGTGTGTCGGGCTCGGGGAAGTCGACGCTCGTCAGCCAGGTCCTGTTCGAGGTGGCGCGCCACCGACTCGAGACCGCGGCGGACGAGGACGATGACGCGCAGATCGAGGTCGACGTGGCCGAGGTGTCCGGAATCGAGATGTTCACCCGCCTGGTCCGGGTGGATCAACGCCCCATCGGCCGAACCCCCCGATCGACACTGGCCACCTACGTCGGAATGTTCGACATCGTCCGCAAACTGTTTGCCGCCACCGATGAGGCCAAGGCCCGCGGATGGTCACCAGGCCGGTTCTCCTTCAACGTCGCCGACGGACGATGCCCCACGTGCCAGGGTGACGGTTTCGTCGAGGTGGAGCTGCTGTTCCTTCCCGGCACCTACGGCCCTTGCCCCACCTGCCATGGTGACCGGTACACCCCGGAAACTCTCGAAATCACCTGGCGCGACAAGACGATTGCCCAGGTATTGCACATGTCGGTGGACGAGGCTGCGATGTTCTTCGCCGATATCGCGGGAGCATCCCGCAGTCTGGAGACCTTGCGCGACATCGGGCTCGGCTACCTTCGGCTCGGTCAACCTGCCACCGAGCTGAGCGGCGGAGAAGCGCAGCGCATCAAGATAGCCACCGAACTGCAGCGCACCCGCCGCGGCACTGCCCTTTATCTGCTGGACGAACCGACGGCAGGGCTGCATCCCTCCGACGTCGCACTGCTCATGCGCCAACTACACCTGCTTGTCGACGCGGGCAACACTGTGGTGATGGTGGAACACGACTTGGATGCCATCGCCTCCGCAGACTGGGTCATCGACCTCGGTCCCGGCGGCGGCGACAACGGGGGCACCGTGGTTGCCACCGGGACGCCCGCCGAACTGGCGGCGTCTCCGGACAGCATCACGGGACCATATCTGGCCCGACGGCTCCAATCCTCAACTGCCGCTTCGTCTCATTGA
- a CDS encoding PrsW family intramembrane metalloprotease, giving the protein MSETGTDTTRSSESSEARQRQARAIEVSGWGERFRFVQPHNLSFWVYLALTAIGVFQAWAFFAPSAGFYADAFAISAILCGLCGLAWFAWFRHIDRWERQPGRLVLAALLWGAIPATFAFAYTVNTAMLGIYSKLFGQVWSADWAAGATAPITEEAAKLCGFVLLMGLAPRLIRTANDGLIVGAFLGLGFAVFEDFLYAANSTARAFGTDPVGQAVQMSFTRIAVSFVSHPLFSALVCTGVIYIIGTAAQPRRIGRGLAFVLFGMFLHFTWDDATGLGMGGILTFPVMIGSIALGFTVLTIAFRRAAPREYQFVRDILAPEVEAGTVTDAEVDGILEKKARKAFIKSAPHHKCRRARKHLRRAILDLAHDLASGKGADTEAVRHSRSEVERLRVKAG; this is encoded by the coding sequence ATGAGCGAGACCGGTACCGACACCACGCGCAGCTCCGAGTCTTCCGAAGCCCGCCAACGCCAGGCCCGTGCGATCGAGGTCTCCGGCTGGGGTGAGCGTTTCCGCTTCGTGCAACCCCACAATCTTTCGTTCTGGGTCTACCTCGCTTTGACTGCGATCGGCGTGTTCCAGGCGTGGGCGTTCTTCGCGCCGTCGGCCGGTTTCTACGCCGACGCTTTCGCGATCTCGGCAATACTGTGTGGTTTGTGTGGGCTGGCGTGGTTCGCCTGGTTCCGTCATATCGACCGTTGGGAGCGCCAGCCAGGCCGCCTCGTTCTCGCTGCGCTTCTGTGGGGCGCTATCCCGGCAACCTTCGCGTTCGCCTACACCGTGAACACCGCGATGCTCGGCATCTACTCCAAGCTGTTCGGTCAGGTGTGGAGCGCCGACTGGGCAGCCGGTGCTACTGCACCGATCACCGAAGAGGCCGCCAAACTCTGCGGATTCGTCCTCCTCATGGGCCTCGCCCCGCGATTGATTCGGACCGCGAACGACGGTCTGATAGTCGGCGCGTTCCTCGGACTCGGATTCGCGGTCTTCGAGGATTTTCTGTACGCGGCCAACTCCACTGCCCGGGCGTTCGGTACCGATCCGGTCGGTCAGGCAGTGCAGATGTCGTTCACCCGCATCGCGGTCAGCTTCGTTTCCCATCCGCTCTTCAGTGCCCTCGTCTGTACGGGTGTCATCTACATCATCGGCACCGCGGCCCAGCCACGCCGGATCGGGCGCGGCCTGGCATTCGTCTTGTTCGGCATGTTCCTGCACTTCACCTGGGACGACGCCACCGGTCTCGGTATGGGTGGCATCTTGACCTTCCCCGTCATGATCGGCTCCATCGCGCTCGGGTTCACAGTGCTGACCATCGCGTTTCGACGAGCAGCGCCGCGCGAGTACCAGTTCGTCCGCGACATCCTCGCCCCCGAGGTCGAAGCGGGGACCGTGACCGACGCAGAGGTGGACGGCATCCTGGAGAAGAAGGCGCGTAAGGCGTTCATCAAGTCCGCGCCCCATCACAAGTGCCGTCGAGCACGCAAGCATCTTCGGCGCGCGATTCTCGACCTCGCCCACGACCTTGCCAGCGGGAAAGGAGCCGACACCGAGGCCGTCCGTCACTCTCGCTCGGAGGTCGAGCGTCTGCGCGTCAAGGCCGGCTGA
- a CDS encoding MarR family winged helix-turn-helix transcriptional regulator, which produces MATDLEVLGQTIKRAQYRNHRAMDAALREIGVSLVQWDALRAIDRMPGASGHELAVTTFQSDQAFGTLAGRLEERGLIRRSSGRGRRVEHVLTDAGVHALTEGRKLTRGTLEDLFAPLGEAQRRDLLRTLRNLTEKP; this is translated from the coding sequence ATGGCTACCGATCTCGAAGTCCTCGGACAGACAATCAAACGTGCGCAGTATCGAAATCACCGCGCGATGGACGCTGCTCTACGCGAGATAGGTGTGAGCCTCGTGCAGTGGGATGCGCTGCGCGCGATCGATCGCATGCCGGGTGCCTCCGGGCACGAGCTCGCTGTGACGACCTTTCAGAGCGATCAGGCATTCGGGACTTTGGCGGGCAGGCTCGAAGAGCGAGGGCTCATCAGACGCTCCTCGGGCCGAGGACGCCGGGTGGAACACGTCCTGACCGACGCGGGAGTGCACGCACTCACGGAAGGTCGAAAGCTGACGCGCGGAACGCTGGAAGACCTTTTCGCGCCACTCGGTGAAGCGCAACGTCGCGACCTACTTCGGACCCTTCGCAATCTCACAGAAAAGCCTTGA
- a CDS encoding alpha/beta fold hydrolase has protein sequence MNASLPIDFPVASTPGLRSRTALVLHGGGGPGTVASLAGHVALHRHVLAPTHPGWDGTDRPDNITSIAQLAAGYLALLRERGYTDVVLIGSSIGGWIALEMAVQAARAEQYRTSIGAVVVIDGVGAVVDGEPVADFFALDARELADAAWHDPHRGYIDPGTFTDEQRAMQLANRNTMETLAGRNMSDPTLIARLAAIRVPTLVAWGESDRIVTPAYGRAIADAISGAQFVEIAHAGHLPHLEAPDATWTAIDPFLADI, from the coding sequence ATGAACGCATCGTTGCCGATCGACTTCCCCGTCGCCTCGACCCCTGGCCTTCGGTCACGGACCGCGCTCGTACTACACGGCGGCGGCGGACCTGGAACCGTTGCTTCCCTAGCCGGACACGTCGCGCTTCACCGGCACGTGCTGGCACCCACCCATCCCGGCTGGGACGGCACCGACCGCCCGGACAACATCACCTCGATCGCGCAACTCGCCGCCGGTTACCTCGCCCTCTTGCGCGAGCGCGGGTACACCGACGTCGTGCTGATCGGGTCCTCCATCGGCGGGTGGATCGCCTTGGAAATGGCAGTACAGGCCGCCCGTGCCGAGCAGTACCGAACATCGATCGGAGCAGTGGTCGTCATCGACGGCGTCGGAGCGGTCGTGGACGGAGAACCTGTCGCGGATTTCTTCGCCCTCGACGCTCGCGAACTCGCCGACGCCGCATGGCACGACCCGCACCGTGGATACATCGACCCCGGCACTTTCACCGATGAACAGCGAGCGATGCAGTTGGCAAATAGGAACACCATGGAAACCCTGGCGGGCAGGAACATGAGCGATCCGACCCTGATCGCGCGGCTCGCCGCAATCAGGGTGCCGACGCTCGTGGCGTGGGGAGAGAGCGACCGAATCGTCACGCCGGCGTACGGACGGGCCATCGCCGACGCGATCTCCGGCGCGCAGTTCGTCGAAATCGCTCACGCCGGACATCTGCCGCACCTGGAAGCGCCGGACGCGACCTGGACGGCTATCGATCCGTTCCTGGCGGACATCTGA
- a CDS encoding MarR family winged helix-turn-helix transcriptional regulator, with protein sequence MSQADEGVDLKTSLGYQLKEASSALRAAMEAALRPLGMTVTHYSCLELLSQRPGLSNSDLARGTFVTRQAMNVLLQSLERDGYVSRPARAPVGKALPTSLTAAGRRRLARATVAVRAIEKQMLAGLSDQDQVATRRILSTIIESLNHPNG encoded by the coding sequence ATGAGTCAAGCGGATGAGGGTGTCGACCTGAAGACGTCGCTGGGATACCAGCTGAAGGAGGCTTCCAGTGCGCTTCGTGCGGCCATGGAAGCTGCCCTTCGGCCCCTCGGGATGACGGTGACTCACTATTCGTGCCTCGAGCTTCTGTCGCAGCGTCCGGGCTTGTCGAACTCGGATCTGGCACGGGGCACCTTTGTCACGCGGCAGGCGATGAATGTTCTCCTGCAATCGCTCGAACGCGACGGATATGTAAGTCGGCCCGCGCGAGCACCAGTCGGCAAGGCCCTGCCCACCAGTCTCACTGCCGCCGGGCGACGGAGATTGGCCCGGGCGACGGTGGCCGTCAGGGCAATCGAGAAGCAGATGCTCGCAGGGTTGTCCGATCAGGACCAAGTCGCGACCCGGCGCATTCTGTCGACCATCATCGAGTCGCTGAACCATCCGAACGGTTGA
- a CDS encoding VOC family protein, with amino-acid sequence MAVTGPDFINLQATDLAASQSFYEHYLGLVRSQAGPPHAVVFETSPIAFALRDVIPGTDIASTPQPGIGAAIWLHATDVQAIHDALVADGKTIVSAPIDGPFGRTFTFADPDGYHITLHDRA; translated from the coding sequence ATGGCTGTCACCGGACCCGACTTCATCAACCTCCAAGCAACCGACCTCGCTGCATCGCAGTCGTTCTACGAGCACTACCTCGGTCTCGTGCGTTCGCAGGCCGGCCCGCCTCACGCCGTCGTTTTCGAGACGTCCCCGATCGCATTCGCGCTCCGCGACGTCATCCCCGGCACCGACATCGCGTCCACCCCGCAGCCCGGCATCGGTGCGGCAATCTGGTTGCACGCCACAGATGTTCAGGCCATCCATGACGCCCTCGTCGCCGATGGCAAGACGATCGTCTCCGCGCCGATCGACGGCCCCTTCGGCCGCACGTTCACATTTGCCGACCCCGACGGCTATCACATCACCCTCCACGACCGTGCCTGA
- a CDS encoding EVE domain-containing protein, protein MPEPRTKIMTSHTPPKTRPKPATDKPEQRFWINTVSLDHVEAASKGGFTQADHGARTRLGRPRPGDEMIFYSPRTSLHKGTPVQQFTAWATITGDEPYQVDITENFRPWRLAATFHPCTPVDARPLVDRLSFIPDTAHWGLPFRRGLFTVPREDFSTICARMRR, encoded by the coding sequence GTGCCTGAACCGCGCACGAAGATCATGACGAGCCACACGCCCCCGAAGACCCGCCCGAAGCCCGCCACGGACAAGCCGGAGCAGCGGTTCTGGATCAACACCGTCAGCCTGGACCACGTCGAGGCAGCCAGCAAGGGTGGCTTCACGCAGGCCGACCACGGCGCGAGAACGCGTTTAGGTCGACCTCGGCCGGGCGACGAGATGATCTTCTACTCCCCCCGCACGAGCCTGCACAAAGGAACTCCGGTTCAACAATTCACAGCATGGGCGACCATCACCGGGGACGAGCCCTATCAAGTCGACATCACCGAGAACTTCCGGCCGTGGAGACTGGCCGCCACGTTCCACCCCTGCACACCCGTGGACGCACGACCGCTCGTCGATCGACTGTCGTTCATTCCGGACACTGCCCACTGGGGGCTTCCCTTTCGTCGCGGACTCTTCACCGTTCCCCGAGAGGACTTTTCGACGATCTGCGCCCGGATGCGCCGCTGA
- a CDS encoding MFS transporter, whose translation MSLKNERPAKTDEAQASSTRHRPQTLKAAAVALAGLSAVFLFEMLDNSILNVALPTIGRELGASTTALQWVSGVYAVVFGGLMLLFSAIADRFGRRRMMLSGLVLLAVASAATSVVETPEQLIAVRAAMGVAAAMTTPGSMALAFRLFGEESLRVRALTLISTVGLVGLAIGPTAGGFVLAFAPWQVLLVINVPIAILAFIGIRVGVMKDLPEELHRDPLDVVGAFFGTATIVLALVAPTLFVEVGPESWTPWAATTGTLAAATLFVVRARTARYPLLDLKLVALPLVSSGLAYKAASGLAIAGLGYMVTLQLQFAWGWSPALASIGMLPQVVVLLVGGRLVAPFLRRAGMNHAAWMSAAAVVLGLAVFAVGSRFGYVWVAFALVLVGVGMRIVGVVAGTNVMAGLPESRTTIGAAMVDTSSQVATGVGITVTGTILAALFTGNISSTTWSAEQAASFQTGVTVAGFVITAAAAALVLLGMTRARSGRGGL comes from the coding sequence ATGAGCCTGAAAAATGAGCGACCAGCCAAAACAGATGAGGCGCAGGCCTCTTCGACGCGGCACCGTCCGCAGACTTTGAAAGCCGCCGCAGTAGCACTGGCCGGCCTTTCTGCAGTGTTTCTTTTCGAGATGCTCGACAACTCGATCCTCAACGTTGCCCTTCCCACCATCGGGCGTGAACTCGGTGCGTCGACCACCGCGCTGCAGTGGGTCTCCGGCGTGTACGCGGTCGTGTTCGGGGGACTGATGTTGCTGTTCAGTGCCATTGCAGACCGATTCGGGCGACGTCGAATGATGTTGAGCGGCCTCGTATTACTGGCGGTTGCCAGCGCGGCTACGTCCGTCGTCGAGACTCCCGAGCAGCTCATCGCAGTGCGTGCCGCGATGGGTGTCGCGGCGGCCATGACCACCCCCGGCTCCATGGCGCTCGCGTTCCGGCTCTTCGGTGAGGAGTCCTTACGCGTTCGAGCCCTCACCCTGATATCGACAGTCGGTCTGGTCGGGTTGGCGATCGGACCGACCGCAGGAGGCTTCGTTCTCGCTTTCGCGCCCTGGCAGGTCCTGCTTGTGATCAACGTACCCATTGCGATTCTCGCGTTCATCGGAATCCGCGTGGGCGTCATGAAAGACCTTCCCGAGGAGTTGCACCGCGACCCCCTCGATGTCGTTGGGGCGTTTTTCGGGACGGCCACCATCGTCCTGGCACTCGTCGCGCCGACCCTGTTCGTCGAGGTGGGTCCCGAATCATGGACGCCGTGGGCAGCAACTACCGGAACCCTTGCTGCGGCCACGCTGTTCGTCGTCCGCGCTCGCACGGCAAGGTACCCGCTCTTGGACCTGAAGCTCGTCGCGCTTCCCCTCGTGTCCAGCGGTCTCGCCTACAAAGCCGCGTCCGGTCTCGCCATCGCCGGCCTCGGCTACATGGTCACACTGCAGCTGCAGTTCGCATGGGGATGGTCGCCGGCCCTCGCATCGATAGGGATGCTCCCTCAGGTCGTTGTGCTGCTCGTGGGCGGCCGACTCGTCGCACCGTTCCTGCGACGAGCGGGGATGAACCACGCCGCCTGGATGAGCGCGGCGGCGGTGGTGCTGGGGCTGGCCGTCTTCGCCGTTGGTAGCCGATTCGGGTATGTCTGGGTCGCTTTTGCTCTCGTCCTCGTCGGGGTAGGTATGCGCATAGTCGGTGTCGTCGCAGGTACCAACGTCATGGCAGGTCTCCCGGAGAGCCGCACCACCATCGGGGCCGCCATGGTCGACACATCGAGTCAGGTCGCTACCGGCGTCGGGATCACCGTCACCGGCACCATCCTCGCCGCTCTCTTCACGGGCAACATCTCGAGTACCACGTGGAGCGCCGAGCAAGCGGCCTCGTTCCAAACCGGAGTGACCGTAGCGGGGTTCGTAATCACGGCGGCGGCTGCAGCGCTGGTGCTGCTCGGCATGACCCGGGCGCGGTCAGGCCGTGGCGGACTCTGA